A single genomic interval of Chitinophaga sp. 180180018-3 harbors:
- a CDS encoding porin family protein, whose protein sequence is MKKILFTLGLIAVSIGVFAQDGGSPMNKAVNKLTHSNDFLMIQLSYDGWSGTPDSVKTGLNRGFNIALMYDFPFKKSKMSLAAGLGVSTSGVYLKGHTMDIQGKQNASQVSFPATNTSKNKVATTYLEIPIELRYRSVADNANKGFKAAIGVKVGALVDAHTKVKYTGANGSKNIDKDNNKGFFNPWRFAATARVGYGNFALFGAYSLNPLLKDNSANNLDIRPYSIGICVSGL, encoded by the coding sequence ATGAAGAAAATACTCTTTACCCTGGGTCTGATAGCTGTATCTATAGGGGTTTTTGCGCAGGATGGCGGTTCGCCGATGAACAAAGCGGTGAATAAACTTACCCATTCGAACGACTTTTTAATGATACAGTTGTCTTACGATGGCTGGTCAGGAACACCGGATAGTGTTAAGACCGGCTTGAACAGGGGGTTTAACATAGCCCTGATGTATGATTTCCCGTTCAAGAAGTCTAAAATGAGCCTGGCAGCAGGTTTAGGAGTAAGTACCAGCGGCGTTTACCTGAAAGGACATACGATGGACATACAGGGAAAACAGAATGCGAGCCAGGTTTCCTTCCCTGCTACGAATACCAGCAAAAATAAGGTGGCTACTACTTACCTGGAGATTCCGATCGAGTTGCGTTACCGTAGTGTGGCTGATAATGCCAATAAAGGCTTCAAGGCTGCAATTGGCGTGAAAGTAGGTGCTTTGGTGGATGCACATACGAAAGTGAAGTATACTGGTGCCAACGGCAGCAAGAATATCGATAAGGACAATAACAAGGGCTTCTTTAATCCATGGCGTTTTGCCGCCACAGCCCGTGTAGGTTATGGTAACTTCGCACTTTTTGGTGCGTATTCCCTGAATCCGTTACTGAAGGATAACAGTGCGAATAACCTGGATATCAGGCCTTATTCCATTGGTATCTGTGTAAGCGGGTTATAG
- a CDS encoding response regulator: MKKITNTVLVLVLVVLMALIGFVYYAWMVQKRSRSAADQIIQTTLLIDQVRNVAILENSYSNIIRNMLLQGHSELPAADHMYPDSIARVLTFVHRNIAGDTAAIRIMSSIEALLHRKMAYNQLILDKAATDAPAARLLASAPENNNMRLRQLELVSTFLTLKRNNMVRRVENDTQYTFYSFWTTIVISLFTLVLLLGESRYIYRLFKKLKKRTNQLSQREQSFMRLAEETELIRYKSSVDGTFTYMSKRAADMTGYTHTELVGKHYSIFLDHETWKRLAIFYMDQVKTGDDYTFQEFEIITKSGTRKWVEQLASLVYGEDGRVKEFQCVVRDIDKEKRSEDQSAYLQKRLDAILENMPSMMFIKDMTGKYLLVNNRFVEMHQVAKKDIIGRTDAELSYDWVSRYGSYDAEIMTNGNRIKWEENFTVNNKRYHFLITKFPLRNPYGDMIGICSIGQDFTEKADYITAMEKANDMAQEAVNAQEMFLANMSHEIRTPMNGIIGMTNLLTQQSQLTPIQLEYTTAIKTSANRLLVIINEILDFSKIKAGKLQLLHEPFNLFGVIDNALFPLRIQAQQKGLAFIDLADPAIPAWLSGDEVRLNQIITNLVENAIKFTTEGAITVKVFLAKETHNGAPLRIGFEIKDTGIGIAPEQHEHIFKSFSQTHADNTRKFGGTGLGLAIARELIQLQKGFITVRSNLGEGATFYFELPFALNTDIMNEKEDKDHLLYANTPLTGKTILVVEDNDINQQVVFHTLRNAGARTDVVNSGKSALEMVDYKFYDCIIMDIQMPGMDGYQTTRAIREKGIRTPIIAMTASALKGEKERCLEAGMNNYISKPFERGDLFYKILKEMGEQIPDATEKEPAAIPATALNFATVYKMMSGDREHVKILLEELMESIPLKFAEMNQLVTEQKWQPLYMLAHQMKFNLNIAGMPQASEIAYTVERDARLEENLGSIPSRLQEISGIYYRHVHLIREHIADNGVTPPAG, from the coding sequence ATGAAGAAAATTACAAATACGGTGCTGGTACTGGTGTTAGTTGTATTGATGGCGCTGATCGGGTTTGTTTACTATGCGTGGATGGTACAGAAAAGAAGCCGGAGTGCTGCAGATCAAATTATACAAACCACCCTCCTCATAGATCAGGTCAGGAATGTTGCCATACTTGAGAACAGTTATTCCAACATCATCCGCAATATGCTGCTACAGGGACATTCGGAGCTGCCGGCTGCCGACCATATGTATCCCGATAGCATCGCCCGGGTGCTGACTTTCGTACACCGGAATATTGCCGGCGACACGGCTGCTATCCGCATCATGAGCTCCATCGAAGCCCTGCTTCACCGGAAGATGGCCTATAACCAGCTAATACTGGATAAAGCCGCTACCGACGCCCCCGCGGCGCGCCTGCTCGCTTCAGCCCCGGAAAATAACAACATGAGATTACGGCAACTGGAACTCGTTAGTACCTTCCTGACTCTAAAACGCAACAACATGGTCAGGAGAGTGGAAAATGATACCCAATACACTTTCTATTCCTTCTGGACTACTATCGTTATAAGCTTATTCACCCTGGTGTTGCTGTTGGGAGAATCCCGCTACATTTACCGTCTCTTTAAAAAATTAAAAAAACGGACCAATCAGCTGAGCCAGCGCGAACAATCCTTTATGCGCCTCGCCGAGGAAACAGAGCTGATTCGCTATAAATCCAGTGTTGATGGCACCTTTACCTACATGAGCAAACGGGCCGCCGATATGACCGGCTATACACATACCGAACTGGTAGGTAAACACTATTCCATTTTCCTCGACCACGAAACCTGGAAACGGCTCGCCATTTTTTATATGGACCAGGTAAAGACGGGCGACGACTATACCTTCCAGGAATTTGAGATCATCACCAAATCCGGCACCAGGAAATGGGTGGAACAGCTGGCATCCCTCGTTTACGGCGAGGATGGGAGAGTAAAGGAATTCCAATGCGTGGTAAGGGATATCGATAAGGAAAAGAGAAGTGAAGACCAGAGCGCCTACCTCCAAAAACGCCTCGACGCTATCCTCGAAAACATGCCATCCATGATGTTCATAAAAGATATGACCGGTAAGTATCTGCTGGTCAACAATCGCTTCGTGGAGATGCATCAGGTGGCTAAAAAAGATATCATCGGCAGAACGGATGCAGAATTGTCCTACGACTGGGTAAGCCGGTACGGCAGCTACGATGCGGAAATAATGACCAACGGAAACCGGATTAAGTGGGAAGAAAACTTCACCGTCAACAACAAGCGATATCATTTCCTGATCACCAAATTCCCGCTGCGCAATCCTTATGGAGATATGATCGGCATTTGCAGCATCGGGCAGGACTTCACAGAAAAAGCCGATTATATCACCGCCATGGAAAAGGCCAACGATATGGCGCAGGAAGCCGTAAACGCCCAGGAAATGTTCCTGGCCAATATGAGTCACGAAATCCGTACGCCCATGAATGGTATCATTGGCATGACTAACCTGCTAACCCAGCAAAGCCAGCTTACGCCCATCCAGCTGGAATATACGACCGCTATTAAAACTTCCGCCAACCGGCTGCTGGTCATCATCAATGAAATATTGGATTTCTCCAAGATAAAAGCCGGCAAACTGCAGCTGCTCCATGAACCATTCAATCTCTTCGGAGTCATCGACAACGCACTGTTTCCCCTCCGTATACAGGCGCAGCAAAAGGGACTGGCTTTTATCGATCTTGCTGATCCGGCCATACCAGCCTGGCTTTCCGGCGACGAAGTTCGCCTGAATCAGATCATTACCAATCTCGTCGAAAATGCCATCAAATTCACTACGGAAGGAGCTATTACTGTAAAAGTATTCCTGGCAAAAGAAACCCATAACGGCGCTCCCCTGAGAATTGGTTTCGAAATAAAAGATACTGGCATCGGTATTGCTCCTGAACAACATGAGCATATTTTCAAGAGCTTCTCCCAGACACATGCCGACAATACCCGGAAATTCGGCGGAACCGGCCTTGGGCTGGCGATTGCCAGAGAACTGATTCAATTGCAAAAGGGCTTTATAACCGTCAGGAGCAATCTTGGAGAAGGTGCTACTTTCTATTTTGAGTTGCCGTTTGCCCTTAATACCGATATAATGAACGAGAAAGAAGATAAAGATCATCTGCTGTATGCCAATACCCCTCTGACAGGGAAAACAATACTGGTAGTGGAAGACAACGATATTAACCAGCAGGTGGTATTCCACACCCTCCGCAACGCCGGCGCAAGAACCGACGTGGTAAACAGCGGTAAGTCAGCGCTGGAAATGGTCGACTACAAATTTTACGATTGTATCATCATGGATATACAAATGCCCGGAATGGATGGCTACCAAACCACCCGGGCTATTCGCGAAAAAGGTATCCGTACCCCCATCATCGCTATGACCGCTTCTGCCCTCAAGGGCGAAAAAGAACGCTGCCTGGAAGCCGGCATGAATAACTATATCTCCAAACCTTTCGAACGCGGTGATCTTTTTTATAAAATACTGAAGGAGATGGGAGAACAAATCCCTGATGCTACAGAGAAAGAACCAGCCGCAATACCTGCAACGGCCCTCAATTTCGCCACTGTATATAAAATGATGTCGGGCGATCGGGAACATGTAAAAATCCTGCTCGAAGAGCTGATGGAAAGTATTCCGCTGAAATTTGCTGAAATGAACCAGCTGGTAACGGAACAAAAATGGCAGCCGCTTTATATGCTGGCCCACCAGATGAAATTCAACCTGAACATTGCCGGTATGCCCCAGGCATCTGAAATTGCTTATACTGTAGAGCGGGACGCAAGACTGGAAGAAAACCTCGGCAGTATTCCATCGAGACTACAGGAAATATCCGGCATTTACTACCGGCATGTACATCTGATCCGGGAACATATTGCCGATAATGGTGTTACGCCTCCGGCAGGGTGA
- a CDS encoding enoyl-CoA hydratase-related protein, producing the protein MADLLMEIQDGIATITLNRPEVYNAFNDPLSYELQDALKQAEKDTSVRVVVLTGAGKAFSSGQDLKAATATGNRNLGDSLRKRYNPIIRAIRNMPKPVICRLNGVAAGAGCSLALACDLIIASEEASLIEIFVNIALVLDSGSSYFLPRTVGYHRAFELATKAAKVTAAEALQMGLVNKVVPAAELDTAVQAEAAYYAAAPTKAIALMKKMLTKGMTSDLDTTLDYEAWCQEIAGNSADNTEGMQAFLEKRKPAFKGM; encoded by the coding sequence ATGGCCGATTTACTGATGGAGATTCAGGATGGTATTGCTACCATCACTTTAAACAGACCCGAAGTATATAACGCTTTTAATGATCCGCTCAGCTATGAGCTGCAGGACGCCCTGAAGCAGGCCGAAAAAGATACCTCGGTCAGAGTAGTAGTACTCACCGGCGCCGGCAAAGCCTTCAGCAGCGGACAAGACCTGAAAGCAGCCACGGCAACGGGTAACCGTAACCTGGGCGACTCGCTCCGTAAACGTTATAACCCGATCATCCGGGCTATCCGTAATATGCCCAAACCGGTGATCTGCCGGCTTAATGGCGTGGCAGCCGGCGCCGGCTGCTCCCTCGCACTCGCCTGCGACCTGATCATCGCCAGCGAAGAAGCCTCCCTGATCGAGATCTTTGTGAATATCGCACTGGTACTGGACTCCGGCTCTTCCTATTTCCTGCCCCGCACTGTAGGCTACCACCGGGCCTTTGAACTGGCTACCAAAGCGGCGAAAGTAACCGCTGCCGAAGCGCTGCAAATGGGCCTGGTAAACAAAGTGGTGCCCGCAGCTGAACTCGACACAGCCGTTCAGGCAGAAGCTGCCTACTACGCTGCGGCCCCCACCAAAGCGATTGCCCTGATGAAAAAAATGCTCACCAAAGGCATGACCAGCGACCTCGATACCACGCTCGATTATGAAGCCTGGTGCCAGGAAATAGCCGGTAATTCAGCAGATAACACAGAGGGTATGCAGGCCTTCCTCGAAAAAAGAAAGCCGGCATTTAAAGGAATGTAA